From the Candidatus Binatia bacterium genome, the window TTCTTGGCCGGTAGCGAAACGACCTTCCGCCCGCTCCGCCGTTCTTCCTCCCTGAGTGCCTGACAGATTGCGTCGAGGTCGTAGTGGTATTTGGCGGCGTGGCGCTCGCGGACGCGTCGCACTTCTTCCACGATCGGGTCTTTCCACATCGTTCACTCTCCCATAAGCTCTTCTGGTGTACAGATGACCGGAATGCCATAGCCATGGTCGTAGGCAACGGCGGCCACCACGTTGCGAATCTCCGCATTCGCGATGTGCGTACAGTTCCATGTGAGCAGGTAGTCCATGCCGTGAACCGTTGCCAGTGCGATGTGAAGCGCGTCCTCGGTAGCCTTCTTCGGTAGGGCTGCTGCCTTCACAAGCGCGGCCGCCAACCCTTTGACGGCATCACTGGTCTCCAGTGACGGCACTCCCTTGAGCGCCGCCATCCGGCGTCGTGCAGCCTGGGCATCGCCCTCGCCGGCTTCGCTTACGACCACCTGGGAACAATAGAGGTCAAACCGCTTGCGGCGCCGCCACCAGCGGCGCGTCACGGCCTGGTGTGCAACAGCGATGGGGTCGAGGCTCTTGCGCGCGGTGAGGTAGCTCACAACGGTTCTCTCCACGTAGACCTTGGGTTTCGTGCCCATCCCTCGCTAGGCGGCCTGAACATAGCAAGCCGCCTCGCGCACGCCGAACGCCTTGGCGCGCAGGCGCGGCGTGCTTTTCGCCGTCGCCTGGAGCGGCATTGTTAGGCAGTCTGCGAACTCGCTGGCCGCCGAAGGCGTCGGCGG encodes:
- a CDS encoding type II toxin-antitoxin system VapC family toxin, yielding MSYLTARKSLDPIAVAHQAVTRRWWRRRKRFDLYCSQVVVSEAGEGDAQAARRRMAALKGVPSLETSDAVKGLAAALVKAAALPKKATEDALHIALATVHGMDYLLTWNCTHIANAEIRNVVAAVAYDHGYGIPVICTPEELMGE